The Salmo salar chromosome ssa02, Ssal_v3.1, whole genome shotgun sequence genome segment taatgaatttatttgcaaattatggtggaaaataagtatttggtcaataacaaaagtctatctcaatactttgttatataccctttgttggcaatgacacaggtcaaacgttttctgtaagtcttcacaaggttttcacacactgttgctggtattttggcccattccgccatgcagatctcctctagagcagtgatgttttggggctgtcgctgggcaacacggactttcaactccctccaaagattttctcatctttttaagtgggagaacttgcacaattggtggctgactaaatactttttttccccactgtatgtAGCTTTTTggatgggctgcgtctcaattcaCCACATCCGCCAATGGcgtccttccgcatctgcggtggaaggtgaccAAGCtactgtttgtcagaccatgagacatggCGAAAATcgttcttctcacaaaaacgtctgtagcacccgaacggtttggccaacaaactaatatgacccctctatggaaagatgagactctcaccaacatgatggtgttctctgttttttACGACCCCCACAAGTCGGTAccaccgatctgccaacttctgtctgtagcttcagaacagtttgggctacacaccaatgaatggaagtatatatggaagtatactgaacaaaaatataaacgcaacatgcaatgatttcaaagattttgctgagttacagttaattaaggaaatcagtcaattgaaataaataaattaggccctaatctatggatttcacatgactgggcaggggcgcagccatgggtgggccagggagggcataggcccacctacTGTGGAGTcagacccagccaatcagaatgagtttttccccacaaaagggcattattacagacagaaatacgcctcattctggctatggatacgaagaacatcaacacaataacatcaacatGCCAGAGGATATACTTCCATTGGACTTCCACTGGACAtggggctctgctgggagtttacctcatattttgatttttttattctgctttgccacgaaaatcataataaacactgagaacaataaaatattgtgttattgttgtttttgttatgcgTATTACTATTATTAATAATAGGGGAGAGGGGTAGCTCATAAattaaccccaaaaggttcttcaaaatgTTCTCTGAGGATCCaaggggttctttgaagaactcATAGCGGTTCACCCACACTttaaatttgaagaacccctaaaggatactccaggaaccttttctttttagagtgtaggacagacactttaaaacaaacttccttttgatatATTGTTTGACTATCTGCCCCCCAATTAACTGTTCAGAAAAGGAGTTGTGAGAGAAACATGAGTATCAATAAAGATGCCAGCCACATTCCTGATACTTTGAAGCTTGAGCCCTTCCCTTTCTCCGTGCTGCCACATCCTGCAGCGTTATTGTCGGGCTTGCTCCCCTCGCGGTTCCCCTCGAAGTGGACCGGCACACACCTGTTCTCCAGCACCTCACATGCCAGGATCAAATGCTTGGTCTCTTCCCGCACGCTGGACACGCCGCAGGTCCCAGTCTCGCTCCTCACTGTTAGAAATGTGAACGGGCGTTGGCTGATGCACAGGTTCCCCTGGTACGTCTTTCCCCCAGAGCTGGAGCAGACCGCGTCCACCCTCTCCCGGTCTTTGGGATGGAGGAAGGACTGCGTGGGTCTTGAGCAGTCATTTTGTTCACGTAGATACTTCTCCCACGCGTTGCGGTCCGTCGTTAACGGGGTATTTGGACGCACATGCCGGTATAGGAACTTTTCATGGCAGTTATTGCATCGGGACCGTTGGCAGGGTTCGACATTACTGTAGCCACTCACCCCCAGGTTGCCCAGCAAcaggcagatggagagagagaggaggagaagtctAAGGTTCTTCATCCTTTAGAAGTCTTGAAGCTGCAGAGAAACAAATAGCTCAGTGAGTGAAGTTGCTTGTAGCCCGCCCccctttattttttaaatctattaCAGATGCCCCTCTGGATTAAAATATGCACTGGAACTGAATGGGGCCGTCCCTATCTGATCCCTGGCTCCCTGTCACTCTCTGACCCCGTTAACACTCAGAGCTTCTACAACTGTTCTACAACCCATTGATTATTCAATCAAAATTAAATATATAATGTGAACAGGatctctcttcctcccatctACAATCAAAATGGTTCCAAAACAGGCCATTGTTTACACGTGCCCATTTAATCTGGCCATATTAGTCTGACAGGCTGTCTGCACtgaggaaagtattcacacacaggAAGGGCTTGAGTCTGactcacacacagctctctgtggCTTACGTCTGCTGGTAAAAGTTGAATCATACTACTATTTCCACACGTATCCCTCTCTAACGCCCAGAGATATGGGTATACATT includes the following:
- the LOC106574682 gene encoding uncharacterized protein, translated to MKNLRLLLLSLSICLLLGNLGVSGYSNVEPCQRSRCNNCHEKFLYRHVRPNTPLTTDRNAWEKYLREQNDCSRPTQSFLHPKDRERVDAVCSSSGGKTYQGNLCISQRPFTFLTVRSETGTCGVSSVREETKHLILACEVLENRCVPVHFEGNREGSKPDNNAAGCGSTEKGKGSSFKVSGMWLASLLILMFLSQLLF